One segment of Brassica napus cultivar Da-Ae chromosome C3, Da-Ae, whole genome shotgun sequence DNA contains the following:
- the LOC106421284 gene encoding uncharacterized protein LOC106421284 codes for MVSYNGSVNGYFKGKRGLRQGDPLSPYLFVIAMNFLSLMLKKAAADNKFKYHYKCKETKLTHLSFADDLLIFIDGSMESVQHVLMVLREFELRSGLKVSMEKTSFFASGLTEQESQLIQATTGMHMGSLPVRYLGVSLDSKKLSLTSAEPLLHQIKAKFSSCGSVWVAWFKEVILKGSISNYWTTKPSSSFSWLANKLLKLKDTVFPLIKLRIQNGLSARFWFDNWSPFGKLYDYLKGSSSRLGISLNATVGSLITNGRWRIPPARSEEQLQLQTYLTTLQLNGEPDYYEWELGAPTASRYSTGETYNYLRPQRPRVRWVDVVWTKRGIPRHNFHLWLVLQDRIPTRDRLISWGLQVSPSCLLCNAANESRDHPFQDCSFSFNLWTQLARKLRLSPLRNWDATLGQMIALPKGKPPTLLSYLAWQAMIYWLWNERNARLHSNTFRSVDTIYTTIYRQLKNKIQSFRPSNPTMSSAMMQLWI; via the exons ATGGTGAGTTACAATGGCAGCGTCAATGGCTATTTCAAAGGAAAAAGAGGTTTGAGGCAGGGAGATCCTTTATCTCCCTACTTATTTGTTATTGCAATGAACTTCTTATCGCTAATGCTCAAAAAAGCGGCTGCAGATAACAAGTTTAAGTACCATTATAAGTGTAAGGAGACAAAGCTCACCCATCTATCATTCGCTGATGACCTGTTGATCTTCATAGATGGTTCTATGGAGTCAGTCCAACATGTGCTTATGGTGCTCCGCGAATTTGAGCTTCGATCAGGCCTGAAAGTCAGCATGGAGAAGACAAGTTTTTTTGCATCAGGTCTCACGGAACAGGAGTCACAATTAATCCAAGCCACAACTGGAATGCACATGGGATCATTACCTGTTAGATATCTGGGTGTCTCGCTAGACTCCAAGAAGCTGAGCCTCACCAGCGCTGAACCGCTTCTTCACCAGATAAAAGCGAAATTCTCCTCTTG TGGCTCAGTGTGGGTTGCGTGGTTCAAAGAAGTAATCCTCAAGGGCTCTATCTCGAACTACTGGACAACAAAGCCTAGCTCCTCTTTCTCCTGGTTAGCAAACAAACTCTTAAAGCTCAAGGACACGGTCTTCCCTCTCATCAAACTGCGAATTCAGAATGGTCTCTCAGCCCGCTTCTGGTTTGACAACTGGTCACCTTTTGGGAAACTATACGACTATCTCAAAGGATCATCCTCGCGCCTTGGAATCTCTCTCAATGCAACTGTGGGATCTTTGATCACCAATGGAAGATGGCGCATCCCCCCTGCACGATCAGAGGAGCAGCTACAGTTACAAACTTATCTAACAACTCTACAACTCAATGGGGAACCGGACTACTATGAATGGGAATTGGGAGCTCCTACCGCTTCTAGATATTCTACTGGTGAGACTTATAATTACCTTAGGCCCCAGAGGCCGCGAGTGAGATGGGTTGATGTGGTTTGGACGAAACGTGGGATCCCTAGGCATAACTTCCATCTCTGGCTGGTGCTTCAAGACAGGATCCCAACGCGTGATAGGCTTATCAGCTGGGGATTGCAAGTGAGCCCTTCATGCCTTCTATGTAACGCCGCAAATGAATCACGCGATCACCCCTTCCAAGACTGCTCCTTCAGCTTTAATCTGTGGACTCAACTTGCTAGGAAACTCCGACTATCACCGCTCAGGAACTGGGATGCTACGCTAGGTCAAATGATCGCTCTACCTAAAGGTAAACCCCCAACTCTGCTCTCCTATCTAGCGTGGCAAGCTATGATCTATTGGTTATGGAATGAGAGGAATGCGAGACTACACTCAAACACCTTCCGCTCGGTCGACACCATCTACACCACTATCTATCGCCAACTGAAGAACAAGATTCAGAGCTTCAGACCTTCGAACCCAACGATGTCTTCAGCGATGATGCAACTTTGGATCTAA